The window TTTCGTATACCTATGTTGGCCTATAGATTTCATTACCAATTGGGTCTAGTATCTATCCTTCTATCTTCTCATCCCCAATTTCCCATATCCCTTTTACTTccttttgtttttgtttaattcttagagtttcccTAGGTTGAttgttatcatttggtatcagagaaagggctaagagattgttcctacaatttctaatcctaggctcaaaatttgaaaatcccaaaaatatatatattcgaaaattccaaaaaaaaaacgaaaattattTTGTAGTTTGATTTGAGTGTttttgaagatagatttgagTTTGTTATGGTGGAAAACATTTGGAAACAAAATCTGAAGtcatttgggtaagaattgaagtTTCCATTAttagaggttcatcaaagcttgaagaacttaaagtgggtttagttgattttggtgaaattgagctttgATTGTTATTCGGTTTTGTTCTCTAGGTGGAAAGGAGCTTAGATCTGAAAATTGGGacaaaaatgagttgatttggaccacattGGGTTTTAGGTGTTCTTCATTATTCATCATTGTtgttggtgaagaagaagataaaaaggaaagttagatccaaggaatccaagtcaaaGTTGAAAAGTTGTTTGTCCAGCCAAAAAGGGTATATACAAGGTTGAGTGGGTCCCAAGAAGTCAGCAAATTCAGAAAATCTAGCACAATTCCCGAGCCAAACGAGGTACAGTAGAATTTCACTGAAGCTGTTATCatcaggttatacggaccgtataattttatacagccCGTGAAACTTGGTCGTGGGAGTGGAGCTGACTTGGAGAGTTTCTGTTACAATTGGGTCCTTCGAATACGaccatattatacggaccatataagtttaTACGCCCCGTGAAACATGGTCATGAAATAGAGGCTGCTTTGGAGAGTTTTTGTTCAATTTGATCCTTCGATACGGACGTTTATACagatcgtataatattatacgggcataatattatacggcccgtgaaagTGGTCGTGGAAGGTGATATTGGACGTGAAGGTGATCGTACAACACCATCTTCCACAATAATTCTAAGTTGATCGATTCTTGATTCCACTTCGATTTCTTTCACTTTTAGTCCATtcaatttcaaaattttcttgggattgattgttggtttgtgtccctaatcctttggtagggaacaaaaaaaaatgaaaaaaaaagtatagaactTTAAAAATTTTGGttgtttcaaattgataccttagatCAATTAGGGCTTCACGgccgtgttttcaagttatcacctccccgggcccaaaattttatttatttgccGATTTTAGCAATCcaatttcttgtgtctctcaactagtagccatttagtagttgttcctactagtgttgttcctacttgtgtttactagttcttgtgtccgaaTTTCTTTCGTGCaaatttctttcaagcttttcttcattttatttcattgaaACTTTATTACCTCTCGTCCATTTTGCTTTGAGTCGTCCGTCATTcatctaaacaagaatccattctaccacaaagGATAAGCAACGTGTGTATTTGATTGGACGAGCaattcatcaacaacttcgaaaGAGCACGGAGTGTGGTAAGGTTGAGAGTTCAATACGAGTGTGTGACGCTTTTACTACTAACGTTGTTTGCAAGTTTTCCAGGTCATATTGTCTAATCAAGGAGATCGTACTCATGAAAGGGAGGAACCATCATACTTGGTGAATTCGATGAACATGACCATTAGTCAATTCGCGACATTGACTTCGAATGTGGGAGGTTTAACGGAGCGGATAGATAGTTTGGAAGCAAAGGTGCTGCAAGTTGAGACCTTAAGTAGAATGGGCACTCCTCATTCTCAATTTGAAGGGGAATTGGGTAAGAACACGGAAATGACCCCGAATCTTACACCCGGACAAGCACACGCCTTGTGCCATCCCCCTAATACTTCATCGCCTGCCCAAAGAGCCCCACAAAAGCAACCACCCACCTTCCAAAACACCAACCGTCAAACCTATCCCCAACTATACCGAACATCCCAAAGTGAACCCGCACCCCAAAGAACCCCACAAAATGTTCCACACGTTCCCCAACAACCACCCCAAGATCGATTCCAAACCCAATTCCAAAACCCTCTTTATGATGAAGACACGGAGAAAGTTGCCCAAGAGAGGTGGTGGGATGAACCAAGGCAAGGAAGAAGGTGTGGGGAGATGAAGAACCGGGGTAGAGGAAGGCAAGGAGGTTTTGCAAGGTTTCAAGGCCATGAAGTGAGGTTCCAAGGTCATGAAGACTGTGGGAGATGGCAAGGAAATGAGGCACGTGGGGACAATGATCGAAATTTGAATACCATCAAGGTAACACTTCCTAGATTCACAGGAAGTAGAAACCCGGAAGAGTTCCTCGAGTGGAAGTTTCAAAGTGAAAGGGTATTCCTCACCAACAATGTGTCGGAAGCTTTGAAGGCAAGGTATGCCCTCACCCAATTTGAGGGATATGCATCAGCTTGGTGGGAATCTAAGAAGTGGGATAGAGCTCAACGCTAAATTTTCAACACTCCTACTTGGGATGAGTAGATTGAGCTCATGGAAGCGAGATATATACCTCCTACATACCATCAAGAGGTGCTCAAGAAGGTATACATGTTGGAGCAAGGCTCCAAGAGTGTTGAGGAGTACTTTGATGAATTCGAAAACTTGTGGATGAAATCCAAGATCGAGGAGCACTTGAATTACACTCTCATAAGATTTGTAGCCAACTTAAATCAGGAGATTTCCAAACCCATGAGGCTACAAACTTATAATATCTTAGAGGAAGCTTTTCATGATACTTCCAAGGTTGAAGGGGATTTGAAAGGCGAAAAGGCTTACAAAGccaagagcactccatcttcatCTTGGAACAAAAGAAAAGAGAAGTGGAAGATGTCcacttggaagaagcccaagattcCTACTCCCACTCCTCAAGCCAAGTTTGACTACAAAGCTAAAGGAGACGATCAAGCCAAAGGAGGTAACAATGCTAAACTAGCATTCCCTCGTCCTTCTACCATTAAATGTTTCAAATGCCATGGTAGAAGGCACATTGCTAGTGAGTGTCATAATAGGAGGAACATTATGATCTTGAGAGATGTGTACCAAATCGACGAAGAAGATGAGGGCGAGGTTGGTATTGATCATGAGGGAGAAAAGAGTGAGAATGAGGGTGAATCCGAGAGTGATGTGGAGGAGCGAATGGAGGAGAAACCAAACTTTGCTATTGTACCTAGAAGAGCCATGGGGTCATTAGATAGGGAAGAGAGTGACCAAAGGGAGAACTTATTCCATGCGAGATGTAAGGTAGTGGACAAGGTTTGTTCATTGATAATTGATGGTGGGAGTTGCACAAACGCGGTAAGCCATTTTTTGGTAGAAAACATGAAATTACCCATAAGGAAACATCCTAGTCCTTACAAACTCCGATGGTTCAATGAGTGTGGTGAAATGAGGGTGACCAAGTAAGCCGTTATTAAATTTAGCATTGGGTGGTACCAAGATGAACTTTTATATGATGTAGTACCGATGCAAGCTTGTCACATTTTTCATGGTAGTCCATGGAAATTTGATAGGGATGCAAAACAAAGTGGAAGTTCCAACAAGTATTCATTTGTACTTGGGGGACGAAAGTTTGTTCTTGCTCCATTAACACCCTATCAAGTGAGCGAAGATTATAGAATCATGAAGGAACTCCGAGAAAGGGTTCAagtggaagaaatggagaagCGTGATAAGGGAGACTTAGTGGCTATGGGTGGAGAAGGGTCATCTCAAGATGGACCCAAGAGATGCATTTTGGCTAGGCCAAGCAATTGTTTGAAAGCAGTTGATGAGAGGCACTTCATGGTGTGCCTAGTTAACCAAGATCTACTTTTGCATGCTAACCAAGATACTAGCACTTTGCCTAGTATTGTGACTTCTCTTTTGCATAAATATGATGAGCTTTTTTCTGGAAGAAATGTCTAAAAGATTGCCTCCATTCAGAGGTATTGAACATCAAATTGACCTTGTGCCAGGATCACAAATTCCCAACAAACTGGCATATAGGAGCAATCTAAAGGAAACAAAAGAATTGCAAAAACAAGTTGAAGAGCTTCTAGAAAAGGGTCTAGTGAAATAAAGTCTTAGTTCATGTGTCGTGTCGGTGATTCTTGTTCCAAAGAGGGATGGCACTTGGAGGATGTGAATTGATTGTCAAGCCGTAAACAAAATCACGGTAAAGTATCGTCATCCTATTCCTAAAATTTATGATATGTTAAAATGAGCTTTGTGGCTCAATTGTGTTTTCCAAAATTGACCTTAGAAGTGGCTATCACTAAATTTTAATGAATCCCGGTGATGAGTGAAAAACGgccttcaagaccaagtttggtctatatgagtGGCTTGTCATGCCATTCGGCCTAACCAATGCACCTAGCACCTTTATGCGCTTAATCAATCATGTGTTGAAACCCTTTATCAATAAATTTGTTGTTGTCTACTTTGACGATATTCGTGTGTATAGCAAATCAATGGAAGAACATGTGAACCATTTGAGGCAAGTATTTGATGTCTTGTTGCGTGAAAGATTGTTTGTTAATCTCAAGAAGTGTGCGTTTGGGGTTGATAAAGTGGTATTATTAGGTTTTGTTGTGAGTGTGAATGGTGTAGAAGTTGATGAAGAAAAGGTGGAGGCCATTAGAACTTGTTCAACTCCCAAAAATGCAACTGATGTGAGGAGTTCTCATGGGTTGGCAAGCTTCTATAGGCGTTTTGTGAACGGGATTAGTACCATTGCCTCCCCCTTAACTGAATTGATCAAAAAAGATGTTCCTTTTGTGTGGGGGGAAGAACAAGAAAAGGCGTTCCAAGAATTGAAGTCTATGT is drawn from Lycium barbarum isolate Lr01 chromosome 8, ASM1917538v2, whole genome shotgun sequence and contains these coding sequences:
- the LOC132607838 gene encoding uncharacterized mitochondrial protein AtMg00860-like, with amino-acid sequence MEEHVNHLRQVFDVLLRERLFVNLKKCAFGVDKVVLLGFVVSVNGVEVDEEKVEAIRTCSTPKNATDVRSSHGLASFYRRFVNGISTIASPLTELIKKDVPFVWGEEQEKAFQELKSMLSSSPLLQLPNFEKTFEVECDASGVGLGRVLM